Proteins encoded together in one Dermacentor variabilis isolate Ectoservices chromosome 2, ASM5094787v1, whole genome shotgun sequence window:
- the LOC142570882 gene encoding uncharacterized protein LOC142570882, which yields MLVFVVTFCLGLASSFPAVQSIHGDDGGSMHKSPAEMPIEARSSEDESQRWPTKPEDAAREDSAASKAADADNDYQDIHSADYNDFPGLLKKVREEMRKGLRNAVDRYVERMNRASARDIE from the exons ATGCTAGTCTTCGTCGTGACCTTCTGCCTTGGCCTGGCGTCATCCTTCCCGGCAGTTCAATCAATCCATGGTGATGATGGCG GTTCCATGCATAAAAGTCCTGCGGAGATGCCTATAGAAGCAAGGAGCTCCGAGGATGAAAGTCAACGCTGGCCTACAAAGCCCGAAGACGCCGCTAGGGAGGACAGCGCCGCCTCTAAGGCCGCAGATGCAGACAACGATTACCAAGACATTCATTCTGCGGACTACAATGACTTTCCAGGACTATTGAAGAAAGTGCGCGAAGAAATGAGAAAGGGTCTGAGGAATGCTGTTGATCGATATGTCGAACGGATGAATAGAGCTTCTGCCAGAGATATTGAATAA